A stretch of Gallus gallus isolate bGalGal1 chromosome 2, bGalGal1.mat.broiler.GRCg7b, whole genome shotgun sequence DNA encodes these proteins:
- the PON1 gene encoding serum paraoxonase/arylesterase 2 precursor encodes MGKVLAAALVGIAAALAAERLLAFRNRLNATREVDPVALPNCHLIKGIETGSEDIDILPNGLAFISSGLKYPGLKSFAPDKPGEIFLMDLNEKKPKASELRISRGFDLGSFNPHGISTYIDKDDTVYLFVVNHPHQKSTVELFKFMEDDNSLVHLKTIRHDLLTSVNDVVAVGPDSFYATNDHYFSDFILMFLEMYLGLTWSNVVYYSPKEVKEVAAGFYSANGINISPDKKYIYIADILDHNVHVMEKHADWNLTHVKTLQLDTLADNLSVDPDTGDIWTGCHPNGMKLFYDDPDNPPASEVLRIQNILAEQPTVTRVYAENGSVLQGTSVATVYDGKLLIGTVFHRALYCEL; translated from the exons ATGGGGAAGGTGCTGGCGGCGGCTCTCGTCGGGATAGCGGCGGCGCTGGCGGCGGAGCGGCTGCTGGCGTTCCG GAACAGACTCAATGCTACCCGAGAAGTTGACCCCGTAGCCCTCCCGAATTGCCATCTCATCAAAGGGATCG AAACTGGTTCAGAAGACATTGACATCCTTCCTAATGGACTGGCTTTCATCAGCTCC GGTTTGAAATACCCAGGATTGAAGAGTTTTGCACCAGACAAGCCAGGTGAAATTTTTTTGATggatttgaatgaaaaaaagccaaaagcatCTGAACTGAGAATCAGCCGTGGGTTTGATTTGGGATCGTTTAACCCTCATGGGATCAGCACTTACATAGACAAAG aTGACACCGTGTACCTCTTTGTTGTGAATCATCCACACCAGAAGAGCACAGTAGAACTGTTTAAATTTATGGAAGATGACAATTCTCTTGTACATTTGAAAACCATTCGACACGACCTTCTGACAAG tgtgAATGATGTAGTAGCTGTGGGGCCAGACAGCTTCTACGCTACCAATGACCACTACTTCTCTGACTTCATCTTGATGTTCTTGGAAATGTACTTGGGTTTAACATGGTCAAATGTGGTTTACTACAGTCCAAAAGAAGTTAAAGAAGTAGCAGCTGGGTTTTATTCAGCCAATGGAATTAACATTTCACCCGACAAAAA GTACATCTATATTGCAGATATACTTGATCATAATGTCCATGTTATGGAAAAGCATGCTGATTGGAATTTAACCCATGTGAAG ACGCTGCAGCTGGACACTCTTGCCGATAACTTGTCTGTCGATCCTGACACTGGGGATATCTGGACAGGATGTCATCCCAATGGGATGAAGCTATTCTACGATGACCCAGATAACCCTCCTGCCTCCGAG GTCCTGCGCATCCAGAACATCCTGGCGGAGCAGCCCACGGTGACGCGCGTCTATGCTGAGAATGGCTCCGTGCTGCAGGGGACCTCGGTGGCAACGGTCTACGATGGGAAACTGCTCATTGGCACCGTCTTCCACAGAGCCCTGTACTGTGAGCTATAG